A DNA window from Chryseobacterium sp. MEBOG06 contains the following coding sequences:
- a CDS encoding YbjN domain-containing protein, producing MKNQLFRTVKEWLLDYEFNITLEDEAQRILIIEKESNGIKNMILIISDSILIMEQFLFEIKNPSEKTFLRLLQKNRDIVHGAFVLDITGRRVIFRDTLPTDNMAQNEVMASINSLGILVGEFTNEMLEMSK from the coding sequence ATGAAAAATCAACTATTTAGAACGGTCAAAGAGTGGCTCTTAGATTATGAATTTAACATCACGTTGGAAGACGAAGCTCAGAGAATCTTAATTATTGAAAAAGAATCCAACGGGATAAAAAATATGATCCTTATTATATCAGATTCCATTCTGATCATGGAGCAGTTTCTTTTCGAAATAAAAAATCCATCCGAAAAAACATTCCTCAGACTGCTTCAGAAAAACAGAGATATTGTACACGGAGCATTTGTTTTGGATATTACCGGAAGGCGGGTTATTTTCAGAGATACCCTTCCAACCGATAATATGGCACAGAATGAGGTGATGGCATCCATCAATTCACTGGGAATTCTGGTAGGAGAGTTTACCAATGAAATGCTTGAAATGAGTAAGTAA
- a CDS encoding helix-turn-helix domain-containing protein gives MSFFGTNIKKIRQVKGLSQKAFADLFDLNRGVISSYEEGRAEPKIETILKVANHFNLNLDKLLTETLQVNQLVSVSDIDQLMLFPELAIQNSKATQDKLEKDTPGAAIVQKILASVDMVYEFTPEAKLLPQYQYGDILFLNKTDLKKDPVNNLLVYIQGQLQYASELQNLTANEKDLYKIVGYVSTAEKNIFADIFERLKYLESKIKKD, from the coding sequence ATGAGCTTCTTTGGAACTAATATTAAGAAAATAAGACAGGTTAAAGGGCTGAGCCAAAAGGCATTTGCTGACTTGTTTGATCTCAACAGAGGTGTAATAAGCTCTTATGAAGAAGGGCGTGCCGAACCAAAAATCGAAACTATATTAAAGGTAGCTAATCATTTCAACCTTAATCTTGATAAGTTACTGACTGAAACGCTTCAGGTAAACCAGTTAGTAAGTGTTTCTGATATTGATCAGCTTATGCTGTTCCCGGAATTAGCCATTCAAAACAGCAAGGCAACTCAAGATAAATTAGAAAAAGATACTCCAGGCGCGGCAATTGTGCAAAAAATATTAGCATCCGTGGATATGGTGTATGAATTTACTCCGGAAGCAAAACTTTTGCCTCAGTATCAATATGGAGATATTTTGTTCCTGAACAAAACAGATCTGAAAAAAGACCCTGTCAATAATCTTTTGGTCTATATTCAAGGGCAATTGCAATATGCTTCTGAGCTTCAGAATCTGACAGCTAATGAAAAGGATCTTTATAAAATTGTAGGATATGTTTCTACTGCCGAAAAGAATATTTTTGCAGATATTTTTGAGCGTCTGAAATATCTGGAGAGCAAAATCAAAAAAGACTAG